The following are from one region of the Streptomyces rubrogriseus genome:
- a CDS encoding helix-turn-helix domain-containing protein, with product MERPPATYQVHGPSLRKRRMAQGLTVQEAADKAGISRSYLQRLETGIRERMGPKRYTRLRTALNATDAQLCPPHIPSEGR from the coding sequence ATGGAAAGACCCCCAGCCACCTACCAGGTGCACGGTCCGTCCCTGCGTAAGCGGCGGATGGCCCAAGGCCTCACAGTCCAGGAAGCCGCCGACAAGGCCGGCATCTCCCGCAGCTACCTCCAGCGGCTGGAAACAGGCATCCGGGAGCGGATGGGGCCCAAGCGCTACACCCGGCTCCGCACAGCCCTCAACGCGACAGACGCCCAGCTCTGTCCACCCCACATACCCTCTGAAGGAAGGTGA
- a CDS encoding DNA polymerase III subunit beta has product MKIRIDQKTLAGAARAAHRRLPNNPLQPVLGGLLLETDGDSVTVSGFDYETATRATLAADVLETGKALVSGRLLADVTAAMPAGPVDVVVDERELTVSAPGTTFTLPTMSRRDYPALPEAPAAAGTVDGDALAAAVVHAAQASMPDKEAVGNLEGFLGVHVAADGNQLTVSASDRYRIVRHRIPWTPDGETDGSLLVPAAHLAATVKQLAGGPVRISFTNNITVACLASDTLTVTSRTVAAPFPNIEGFFPDPGKAVGWMRGDAAELLEAVQRAALVNDKPEQAITLTFGRGQVTVAGGAEGSKGASRIDAETVDLDGFTAGYRPGFLGSLLAPITGAVQVWFTTPNKPVLIQPVDENGAATDHYRAVCMPVRLK; this is encoded by the coding sequence ATGAAGATCCGCATCGACCAGAAGACGCTGGCGGGCGCGGCACGTGCCGCACACCGCCGGCTCCCCAACAATCCCCTGCAACCCGTCCTCGGTGGTCTGCTGCTGGAAACCGACGGCGACTCCGTCACCGTGTCCGGGTTCGACTACGAGACCGCCACCCGCGCCACCCTGGCCGCCGATGTCCTCGAGACCGGAAAGGCCCTCGTGTCGGGCCGGCTGCTCGCCGACGTGACCGCGGCCATGCCCGCCGGGCCCGTCGATGTGGTGGTGGATGAGCGGGAGCTGACCGTGTCAGCGCCCGGCACCACCTTCACCCTGCCGACGATGAGCCGCCGCGACTACCCGGCCCTGCCCGAAGCGCCCGCCGCCGCCGGCACCGTGGACGGCGACGCGCTGGCCGCCGCCGTCGTCCACGCCGCCCAGGCCTCAATGCCCGACAAGGAAGCCGTCGGCAACCTCGAAGGCTTCCTCGGCGTACACGTCGCAGCCGACGGCAACCAGCTCACCGTTTCCGCGTCGGACCGGTACCGGATCGTCCGGCACCGCATCCCGTGGACCCCCGACGGAGAGACCGACGGCTCCCTGCTCGTGCCCGCCGCCCACCTGGCCGCCACCGTCAAGCAGCTGGCCGGCGGCCCGGTACGGATCTCCTTCACCAACAACATCACCGTCGCCTGCCTGGCCAGCGACACGCTAACCGTCACCAGCCGCACCGTCGCCGCCCCCTTCCCCAACATCGAAGGCTTCTTCCCCGACCCGGGCAAGGCCGTCGGCTGGATGCGCGGCGACGCCGCCGAGCTGCTGGAAGCCGTGCAGCGGGCGGCACTCGTCAACGACAAGCCCGAGCAGGCGATCACCCTCACCTTCGGCCGCGGCCAGGTCACCGTGGCGGGCGGCGCGGAGGGCTCCAAGGGCGCCTCCCGCATCGACGCCGAAACCGTCGACCTCGACGGGTTCACCGCCGGCTACCGGCCCGGCTTCCTCGGCTCCCTCCTCGCCCCCATCACCGGCGCCGTCCAGGTGTGGTTCACCACCCCCAACAAGCCGGTGCTCATCCAGCCCGTCGACGAGAACGGCGCCGCCACCGACCACTACCGGGCCGTGTGCATGCCCGTCCGCCTCAAGTAG
- a CDS encoding PD-(D/E)XK nuclease-like domain-containing protein, translated as MTAAVEVEAPKVVDGLSAEAYHADRTSISSSGLRALLTPGCPAQFKYDRDHPQAPKKEFDLGHAAHLYVLGEGPELEVIDFPDWRKKDAQIQRDEAYLAGKVPLLTKDHDMVQAMADAIRQHPIAGPLFTPGSGVAEQSIYWTDPETGVRCRIRPDWRRGPIIVDYKTIKDASPDTISRAIKDRSYHQQDALYIDGVEAAGLAPDGARFVFVFQSKIAPYLVTVRELVDQDRDIGRARNQRALRIYADCVTNDHWPDWTGPVTEIPQIGMPTWDTIRQAEEYLQ; from the coding sequence GTGACCGCCGCCGTCGAGGTCGAGGCGCCGAAGGTCGTCGACGGGCTCTCTGCCGAGGCCTACCACGCGGACCGCACGTCGATCTCCTCGTCCGGGCTCCGCGCCCTCTTGACCCCGGGCTGCCCCGCCCAGTTCAAGTACGACCGCGACCACCCCCAGGCGCCGAAGAAGGAGTTCGACCTCGGTCACGCCGCCCACCTGTACGTGCTGGGGGAGGGCCCCGAGCTTGAGGTCATCGACTTCCCGGACTGGCGGAAGAAGGACGCCCAGATCCAGCGCGACGAGGCCTACCTCGCGGGCAAAGTGCCGCTGCTCACCAAGGACCACGACATGGTCCAGGCGATGGCCGACGCCATCCGCCAGCACCCGATAGCCGGGCCGCTGTTCACGCCCGGCAGTGGCGTCGCCGAACAGTCGATCTACTGGACTGACCCGGAGACCGGCGTCCGCTGCCGCATCCGCCCGGACTGGCGACGCGGCCCGATCATCGTCGACTACAAGACGATCAAGGACGCATCGCCCGACACCATCAGCCGCGCCATCAAGGACCGGTCGTACCACCAGCAGGACGCCCTCTACATCGACGGCGTCGAAGCCGCCGGGCTCGCACCCGACGGCGCCCGATTCGTCTTCGTCTTCCAGTCCAAGATCGCGCCCTACCTGGTCACCGTCCGCGAACTCGTCGACCAAGACCGCGACATCGGCCGCGCCCGCAACCAGCGCGCCCTCCGGATCTACGCCGACTGCGTCACCAACGACCACTGGCCCGACTGGACCGGGCCCGTCACCGAAATCCCCCAGATCGGCATGCCGACCTGGGACACCATCCGCCAAGCCGAGGAGTACCTGCAGTGA
- a CDS encoding SlyX family protein, with product MSTVDELETQIAALEEEIDGLNDQVHDLTEERDDLKRENTELAERLDTAKDIANDLTRELNQ from the coding sequence ATGAGCACCGTCGACGAGCTGGAGACCCAGATCGCCGCCCTCGAAGAAGAGATCGACGGCCTGAACGACCAGGTCCACGACCTCACCGAAGAACGGGATGACCTCAAGCGGGAGAACACCGAACTCGCCGAACGGCTGGACACCGCCAAGGACATCGCCAACGACCTCACCCGGGAGCTGAACCAGTGA
- a CDS encoding phiSA1p31-related protein codes for MTTYLHDGVRFDLTVTHTDVTGVEWQWSGAWNEAGEPLMGATEQGSSIFLPPLISLPDLYLWHGPLIPTPRKATANIYRRVLRQAAA; via the coding sequence ATGACCACCTACCTGCATGACGGCGTCCGCTTCGACCTGACCGTCACCCACACCGATGTGACCGGCGTCGAGTGGCAGTGGTCCGGCGCCTGGAACGAGGCCGGCGAACCGCTGATGGGGGCGACGGAGCAGGGCAGCAGCATCTTCCTGCCGCCGCTGATCTCCCTGCCCGACCTGTACCTGTGGCACGGGCCGCTCATCCCCACCCCGCGCAAGGCCACCGCCAACATCTACCGACGCGTCCTCAGGCAGGCCGCAGCATGA